The Prinia subflava isolate CZ2003 ecotype Zambia chromosome 15, Cam_Psub_1.2, whole genome shotgun sequence genome contains a region encoding:
- the C15H15orf61 gene encoding uncharacterized protein C15orf61 homolog: protein MRALLQRLHGAAVALLLWRGRARARARPAASEVLSQHLRQRRLPHWTSFCVKYSAVRNDQFGLSHFNWPVDGANYLVLRTGCFPFIKYHCSRAAPQDLALQDAFFTALKLLNAGIPTLLYGIGSWFFARVTETVHTSHGPVTVYFLNKEDEGAMY, encoded by the exons ATGCGGGCGCTGCTGCAGCGGCTGCACGGCGCGGCCGTGGCGCTGCTGCTGTGGCGGGGCCGCGCtcgggcccgggcccggcccgccgccTCCGAGGTGCTGAGCCAGCACCTGCGGCAGCGCCGCCTGCCCCACTGGACCTCGTTCTGCGTCAAGTACAGCGCGGTGCGCAACGACCAGTTCGGCCTCTCGCACTTCAACTGGCCCGTGGACGGCGCCAACTACCTGGTGCTGCGGACCGGCTGCTTCCCGTTCATCAAGTACCACTGCTCCCGCGCCGCGCCGCAGGACCTGGCGCTGCAGGACGCCTTCTTCACCGCCCTCAAGCTGCTCAACGCGG GCATCCCAACTTTACTGTATGGAATTGGCTCCTGGTTCTTTGCCCGTGTCACAGAGACTGTCCACACCAGCCATGGCCCAGTCactgtttattttctaaataaagaaGATGAAGGAGCCATGTACTGA